In one Candidatus Nealsonbacteria bacterium genomic region, the following are encoded:
- a CDS encoding penicillin-binding protein 2 — protein sequence MKNWRINIVFLAFLIISATIIGRLVFIQILQGGFYRALSQGLHSSFNENQGDRGKIFLEGGESLAINIDWPLVFAHPKEIENTEETAQILSQILNLEENFILEKLDKDNSYSLLKRKLNEEEFESLKNLNLKGIYLKKEIGRYYPKELLASQITGFLGAEGKGQYGLEQSYNNVLEAKKSLIDEEKGSDLTLTINYNVQFQAEKILQKAKENFNIEGGQIIVIEPDSGKILAMADLFNFNPNHYEKYAKEGNLEIFKNRATQDLFEPGSVFKAITMAAALEENKISPQTTYIDEGSVKIDGYPTPIYNYGQKVHGEQTMTNVLEKSINTGAVFVQKELGQNLFLKYAEKFGFFEPTGIDVQETYSLNEELKKGREINFATASFGQGIQMTPIQLVRAYCVIANGGKLIKPYLVEKITNPDDIVKDYNLKSDIETEEEKIISSRIAYQLTAMLVSVVENGFAKQAQVPGYFIAGKTGTAQVSFGALGIEKEGYSEKTIQTFIGFAPAFDPQFLILVKLDNPETKTAEYSTVPIFKELAEYIIHQYQIPPDYEE from the coding sequence ATGAAAAACTGGAGGATTAATATTGTTTTTCTTGCTTTTCTTATTATCTCAGCGACTATCATAGGTCGCTTAGTTTTTATTCAAATCCTTCAAGGTGGTTTCTATCGGGCTCTTTCACAAGGACTCCATAGTTCTTTTAATGAAAACCAGGGAGATAGAGGAAAGATTTTTTTAGAAGGAGGAGAATCTTTGGCTATTAATATAGATTGGCCGTTAGTTTTTGCCCACCCTAAAGAAATTGAAAATACTGAAGAAACCGCTCAAATTTTAAGTCAAATTCTTAATCTCGAAGAAAACTTTATTTTAGAAAAATTAGACAAAGATAATTCTTATTCTTTATTAAAAAGAAAGCTAAATGAGGAAGAGTTTGAAAGTTTAAAAAATTTAAATCTAAAAGGTATTTATCTGAAAAAAGAAATAGGAAGATATTATCCGAAAGAGCTTTTGGCTTCCCAGATAACTGGTTTCTTAGGAGCTGAAGGAAAAGGACAATACGGTTTGGAACAGTCGTATAATAATGTTTTGGAAGCTAAAAAAAGCCTGATAGATGAAGAAAAAGGTTCTGATTTAACATTAACCATTAATTATAACGTTCAATTCCAGGCAGAGAAAATATTACAAAAAGCAAAAGAGAATTTTAATATTGAAGGTGGACAAATTATTGTTATTGAACCTGATTCTGGAAAAATATTGGCAATGGCAGATTTATTTAATTTTAATCCCAATCATTATGAAAAATATGCTAAAGAAGGCAATCTGGAAATTTTTAAGAATAGGGCTACTCAAGACCTGTTTGAACCAGGTTCTGTTTTTAAAGCAATAACAATGGCCGCTGCCTTGGAAGAAAATAAAATTTCCCCTCAAACAACTTACATTGACGAAGGGTCTGTAAAAATTGATGGTTATCCGACTCCTATTTATAATTACGGTCAGAAAGTTCATGGAGAACAAACAATGACCAATGTTTTGGAAAAATCAATTAATACCGGGGCTGTTTTTGTTCAAAAAGAACTGGGACAAAATCTTTTTTTAAAATATGCAGAAAAGTTCGGTTTTTTTGAGCCCACCGGAATTGATGTCCAGGAAACCTATTCATTAAATGAAGAATTAAAAAAGGGCAGAGAAATAAATTTTGCTACAGCTTCCTTTGGTCAAGGAATTCAAATGACTCCAATCCAATTAGTCAGGGCTTATTGTGTTATTGCCAATGGGGGTAAATTAATAAAGCCCTATTTAGTAGAAAAAATCACAAATCCAGATGACATTGTAAAAGACTATAATTTAAAAAGTGATATAGAAACTGAAGAAGAAAAAATTATTTCCTCCAGGATAGCTTATCAATTAACCGCTATGCTGGTAAGCGTTGTTGAAAATGGTTTTGCAAAACAAGCTCAGGTTCCGGGTTATTTCATTGCCGGTAAAACGGGAACAGCCCAGGTTTCTTTCGGTGCTTTAGGAATTGAGAAAGAAGGTTACTCTGAAAAAACCATTCAAACCTTCATTGGTTTCGCTCCAGCTTTTGATCCTCAGTTTCTAATTTTAGTAAAATTAGATAACCCCGAAACAAAAACAGCTGAATATTCAACTGTACCGATATTCAAAGAATTAGCAGAATATATTATTCATCAGTATCAAATTCCACCTGATTATGAGGAATAG
- the mraZ gene encoding division/cell wall cluster transcriptional repressor MraZ, with protein MFIGEYSYIIDHKKRLSIPSKFRKSLGKKAVITRGLDNCLVVYPINEWQKVSEKLENLPSSKIDARGFSRIILSGAVDVNLDKLGRILIPDYLKKYAGLKKDVVIIGLSNKIEIWDEKTWKDYRQKTEKEIGDMAGRLEELGI; from the coding sequence ATGTTTATTGGTGAATACTCATATATAATTGACCATAAAAAAAGATTATCTATACCTTCGAAGTTTCGCAAAAGTCTTGGGAAAAAGGCGGTTATTACTAGAGGATTAGATAATTGTTTAGTTGTCTATCCAATTAATGAATGGCAAAAAGTAAGTGAAAAATTAGAAAATCTACCCAGCAGTAAAATAGATGCCAGGGGATTTTCAAGAATAATACTGTCTGGAGCAGTAGATGTAAACCTCGATAAACTGGGAAGAATTTTAATCCCTGATTATTTAAAAAAATATGCTGGCTTAAAAAAAGATGTTGTTATCATAGGTCTTTCTAATAAAATAGAAATCTGGGATGAGAAAACTTGGAAGGATTACAGACAAAAAACCGAAAAAGAAATTGGAGACATGGCAGGTCGTTTAGAAGAACTTGGTATTTAA
- a CDS encoding ATP-dependent Clp protease ATP-binding subunit gives MFNFNLRKTNIYQAVLRDRNIFFRFAKTEKKLFLTFSIIILLFFLYGFVPENFSLSFNRKLLGLSIILLVFSIVSWIKECFLSSRMRSKVKTPLKEIILEPEEHNLAEFLSFKVAKAVFKSIRFAKSKKISQIDSSLLFYFVLKDNPNINFIFIRALLNPNKIKEILNENFKILKRTAISIKGIKEGSKEVFADNFKQVILESFNVAERRGHQKIELLDIISALAKHDSIFKKLLIKYNLKAEDIENLSLWLENLEKQEYERKKFWEWQNLLKKGSLAKEWTAGYTITLDRFSFDLSEIVKRKGFPETVGHQEEIEEIERILSKTEDNNALIVGEPGSGRKSIVQALAKRSILGESLPDINYKKVVYLDLPLLLSQTESIKATESTLETILNEVVTAGNIILVIDEFHNYITGVARLGAIDISGILSSYLNLPQFQFIGITSYKGLHQYIERHPSILNFFEKVEVSEISQQDVLVLLEDLALRLEVKYKKFISYQALRDTIFYCDKYLHDTPFPEKATELLDEAMIYVVQKKEEFLSSKHVAKIISDKTDIPVGKIEIKEKEILLDLENLIHKRIINQEEAVKEVSDALRRARAGISIRKGPMGSFLFLGPTGVGKTETSKSLVEIYFNSEDKMIRLDMSEFQNITDISRLIGSSSQGGLLITRVREEPFSLILLDEIEKAHPNILNLFLQVLDEGHITDGLGRKVDFRNTIIIATSNAGYLIILEALKMQKKMSEIKEELLDYLFKERIFRPEFINRFDAVVVFKSLTKENLFDIAGLLLKKVKKNLAQKSIEFVITPELKEKIVELGYEPKFGAREMQRVIQDKVGNVLAKALLSNQIKGGDRIEINPEDFTLRINP, from the coding sequence ATGTTTAATTTTAACTTAAGAAAAACAAATATTTATCAAGCAGTGCTCCGGGACAGAAATATTTTTTTCAGATTCGCAAAAACTGAAAAGAAATTATTTTTGACATTTTCTATTATTATTCTTTTGTTCTTTTTATACGGATTTGTACCTGAAAACTTTTCGTTATCTTTCAACCGAAAATTACTCGGTCTTTCAATAATTCTTTTAGTATTTAGTATAGTTTCTTGGATAAAAGAATGTTTTTTGAGTTCACGAATGAGGTCTAAAGTAAAAACACCACTCAAAGAAATAATTTTAGAACCCGAAGAACATAATTTAGCTGAGTTTTTAAGCTTTAAAGTTGCTAAAGCTGTTTTTAAATCAATCAGGTTTGCAAAATCAAAAAAAATCTCCCAAATAGATTCCTCTCTTTTGTTTTATTTTGTTTTAAAAGACAATCCAAACATTAATTTTATTTTCATCAGAGCTCTTTTAAACCCTAATAAAATTAAAGAAATATTAAATGAAAACTTTAAAATCTTAAAAAGAACAGCTATTTCTATCAAAGGAATAAAAGAGGGCTCTAAAGAAGTTTTTGCCGATAATTTCAAACAAGTCATTTTAGAATCTTTTAATGTAGCTGAAAGGAGAGGGCATCAAAAAATTGAGCTTTTAGATATAATTTCAGCTTTGGCAAAACACGATTCAATTTTTAAGAAACTTTTAATCAAATACAATCTGAAAGCAGAAGATATTGAGAATTTATCTCTTTGGTTAGAAAATCTGGAAAAGCAAGAATATGAAAGAAAAAAATTCTGGGAATGGCAAAATTTACTAAAAAAAGGCTCTTTAGCCAAGGAATGGACAGCAGGTTATACCATTACTCTGGATAGGTTTTCATTCGACCTTTCAGAAATAGTGAAAAGAAAAGGTTTTCCAGAAACAGTTGGACACCAAGAAGAGATTGAGGAAATAGAAAGAATTTTATCAAAAACAGAAGATAATAATGCTTTAATCGTCGGGGAACCAGGTAGTGGAAGAAAAAGTATAGTTCAGGCTTTAGCTAAAAGAAGTATTTTGGGAGAAAGCTTGCCCGATATAAACTACAAAAAAGTGGTTTATTTAGATTTACCCTTGCTCTTAAGCCAGACAGAAAGCATAAAAGCTACAGAATCTACTTTAGAAACAATATTAAACGAGGTAGTAACGGCCGGGAACATAATTTTGGTTATTGATGAATTTCATAATTATATCACCGGAGTAGCTCGTCTTGGAGCAATTGATATTTCAGGAATTTTAAGTTCTTATTTAAATTTACCGCAATTTCAATTTATAGGTATTACCAGCTATAAAGGACTTCATCAATACATTGAGCGGCATCCTTCTATTTTAAATTTTTTTGAGAAAGTTGAAGTTTCTGAAATATCTCAGCAAGACGTTCTTGTTCTCTTAGAGGATTTAGCTTTAAGACTTGAAGTGAAATATAAAAAATTCATTTCATATCAAGCCTTACGCGATACTATTTTTTATTGTGATAAATATTTACACGATACTCCTTTTCCTGAAAAAGCGACAGAATTATTAGACGAAGCCATGATTTATGTTGTTCAAAAAAAAGAGGAATTTCTCTCATCCAAACACGTAGCTAAAATTATTTCTGACAAAACTGATATTCCTGTTGGAAAAATTGAAATTAAAGAAAAAGAGATATTATTAGATTTAGAAAATTTAATCCACAAAAGAATTATTAATCAGGAAGAAGCGGTAAAAGAGGTTTCAGACGCATTGAGGAGAGCCAGAGCTGGAATAAGTATTAGAAAAGGACCTATGGGTTCATTTCTGTTCTTAGGGCCTACAGGAGTAGGAAAAACTGAAACCTCAAAATCTTTAGTTGAAATCTATTTTAATTCAGAAGATAAAATGATAAGACTCGATATGTCAGAATTTCAGAATATAACTGATATTTCTCGCTTAATTGGCTCTTCGAGTCAGGGGGGTTTGTTAATTACAAGAGTAAGAGAAGAACCGTTTTCTTTAATTCTTTTAGACGAGATAGAAAAAGCTCATCCCAATATCTTAAATTTATTTTTACAGGTTTTGGACGAAGGCCATATTACAGACGGCTTGGGTAGAAAAGTTGATTTTAGAAATACTATCATTATAGCTACCTCTAATGCAGGTTATCTTATAATTTTAGAGGCTTTAAAAATGCAAAAGAAAATGTCTGAGATAAAAGAGGAGCTTTTAGATTATCTTTTTAAAGAAAGGATTTTTCGACCAGAGTTTATTAATCGTTTCGATGCCGTAGTTGTATTTAAATCTTTAACCAAAGAAAATCTTTTTGATATTGCAGGGTTATTACTTAAAAAAGTAAAGAAAAATTTAGCCCAAAAATCTATAGAATTTGTAATTACCCCAGAGCTTAAAGAAAAAATTGTTGAGCTTGGTTATGAGCCAAAGTTTGGAGCTAGAGAAATGCAAAGGGTTATTCAAGACAAAGTTGGAAATGTCTTAGCTAAAGCCTTATTAAGCAATCAAATCAAAGGAGGGGATAGGATAGAGATTAACCCGGAAGATTTTACACTAAGAATCAACCCGTAG
- a CDS encoding DUF4234 domain-containing protein, which translates to MNGIKIKKRNPAFVIIFSIITFGLYAIYWAVKTKNEINRLGADIPTAFLLIIPIANFYFWYKYADGFSTYVKKDNKGILWFLLYFFLPPVAMIIFQVELNKLAR; encoded by the coding sequence ATGAATGGTATAAAGATAAAAAAAAGAAATCCTGCATTCGTGATAATATTTAGCATTATTACATTTGGCCTATATGCCATTTATTGGGCCGTGAAGACAAAAAACGAAATAAATAGATTAGGAGCGGATATACCAACCGCATTTTTACTCATCATACCTATAGCTAATTTTTACTTCTGGTATAAATATGCTGATGGATTCTCCACCTATGTTAAAAAAGACAATAAAGGAATATTGTGGTTCTTGCTGTATTTTTTTCTACCTCCAGTGGCTATGATAATATTTCAGGTAGAATTAAATAAGTTAGCAAGATGA
- a CDS encoding radical SAM protein: MKVREIQCKSAIGKCGFPGGGLAINPYVGCGHSCVYCYARFIKRFTGHTEEWGTFVDARINIADVLKKQLKSPKYKGERIFIGTVTDPYQPIEKEYKLTRGILQVLIDYKNPVSILTKSDLVLRDIALLKKMKDVDVNFTVTTLDEKWKKLIEPNSSTIRQRLKAVKKLTKEGITVLVMMGPYWPVFTNPEALFKEFKRVRVKYIFTESFNTVGGNWTGVEKVLKKNYPKLLSEIQETLFNKKKFYEFYNKAQGKIRQLSKEYKIPVTIYFGLGHAAKFK; this comes from the coding sequence ATGAAAGTCAGAGAAATACAATGCAAATCAGCGATTGGAAAGTGTGGTTTTCCCGGAGGCGGATTAGCAATAAATCCTTATGTTGGTTGTGGCCATAGTTGCGTATATTGCTATGCCCGTTTTATCAAAAGATTTACAGGCCATACTGAAGAATGGGGAACCTTTGTAGATGCACGCATAAACATTGCTGATGTCCTTAAAAAACAATTAAAGTCACCTAAATATAAAGGTGAACGAATTTTTATAGGAACCGTTACTGACCCATATCAGCCGATTGAAAAGGAATATAAGCTTACAAGGGGCATATTACAAGTTTTAATAGATTATAAGAACCCAGTAAGTATTCTTACAAAATCTGATTTGGTGCTCCGCGATATTGCTTTGTTGAAAAAAATGAAAGATGTTGATGTTAACTTTACAGTTACTACGCTTGATGAGAAATGGAAAAAGCTCATCGAACCAAATTCCTCAACAATAAGACAACGCTTAAAAGCAGTGAAAAAGCTAACTAAGGAAGGAATAACTGTTTTGGTGATGATGGGTCCATACTGGCCAGTTTTCACAAACCCCGAAGCCCTATTTAAAGAGTTTAAAAGGGTGAGGGTAAAGTATATCTTTACAGAAAGTTTTAATACTGTTGGAGGAAACTGGACTGGTGTAGAAAAAGTGCTCAAAAAAAATTATCCAAAACTCTTATCCGAAATACAAGAAACGCTTTTTAATAAAAAGAAATTTTATGAGTTCTACAATAAAGCCCAAGGCAAGATTAGGCAGTTATCAAAGGAATATAAGATTCCTGTAACTATTTATTTCGGGTTAGGACACGCTGCAAAATTCAAGTAA
- a CDS encoding MazG-like family protein: MASVKQNTTIKEYQSFVKKVYGLSNDRYFSLWDMISNMERFMMRGLKGIRKNNKEKTKINLLIAFSWFMSIMNQLHIDIESQIWKRFPYLCSYCGSCPCFCKEKKIEKRQNVSVDESKRPRTLEEFQDMFNKIYPAERRTIEHAGIHLAEEAGEFSEALLTYRGEHTDEDFKTLELEAADFFSCIMSAFNSLGMSMAKELSVMFSNNCHVCKNAPCTCSFKNITDFKS, translated from the coding sequence ATGGCTTCAGTTAAACAAAATACAACAATAAAAGAATATCAGAGTTTCGTAAAAAAGGTATATGGCTTATCTAATGATAGATATTTTAGTTTGTGGGATATGATTAGTAATATGGAGCGTTTTATGATGAGGGGACTTAAAGGTATTAGAAAAAACAATAAAGAAAAGACAAAAATTAATTTATTAATAGCTTTTAGCTGGTTTATGTCTATAATGAATCAGCTTCATATTGATATAGAAAGTCAAATATGGAAGAGATTTCCCTATCTGTGCTCTTATTGTGGTTCGTGTCCATGTTTCTGTAAGGAAAAAAAGATAGAGAAAAGACAAAATGTCTCTGTAGATGAAAGTAAGCGACCAAGAACGCTTGAAGAATTTCAAGATATGTTTAATAAGATATATCCAGCTGAAAGACGAACCATAGAGCATGCAGGTATTCATTTGGCGGAGGAAGCAGGTGAGTTTTCAGAAGCATTATTAACTTATCGTGGAGAACATACAGATGAAGATTTTAAAACTCTTGAATTAGAAGCTGCTGATTTTTTCTCTTGTATAATGAGTGCTTTCAACTCATTAGGAATGAGTATGGCAAAAGAGCTTTCTGTAATGTTCTCTAATAATTGTCATGTGTGTAAAAACGCACCGTGTACATGCAGTTTCAAGAATATAACTGATTTTAAATCTTAA
- a CDS encoding RNA-binding protein, with translation MTNKVYVGSLSFNTTEDTLKDLFSKAGTVDSVSIVMDKFSGRSKGFAFVEMSSEKEAKKAIEMFNGKELDGRNIIVNEAKPREEKPFRKFSGNRKGFDKRRF, from the coding sequence ATGACAAATAAAGTTTACGTAGGAAGTCTTTCTTTTAACACAACTGAAGACACTTTAAAAGATTTGTTTTCCAAGGCTGGAACAGTAGATTCTGTTTCTATTGTGATGGATAAATTCTCTGGCAGATCAAAGGGATTTGCATTCGTGGAGATGTCTTCAGAAAAAGAAGCAAAAAAAGCGATAGAAATGTTTAATGGAAAAGAATTAGACGGAAGGAACATCATAGTGAATGAAGCCAAGCCGAGGGAAGAGAAACCTTTCAGAAAATTCTCTGGTAATCGCAAAGGATTTGATAAAAGAAGGTTTTAA